One segment of Coffea arabica cultivar ET-39 chromosome 7c, Coffea Arabica ET-39 HiFi, whole genome shotgun sequence DNA contains the following:
- the LOC113699689 gene encoding origin of replication complex subunit 1-like isoform X3 — MAETPKKRSKQTPEHQQHDLSSSNAITIPATPVALDPTPVRRSSRLYTNPTAATAPPPPPPRFTRRKSLNFTTTTPTPTPTPKTPKKPAPQSQEDAAKQISPISPDRYETRRKRKLDEEKNAGLAKNKDLKGGKKRVYYRKVVYDGGEFSIGDDVYVKRRDNAESDNEDPEVEECVMCFKAGRAVMIECDECLGGFHLKCLKPPLKEVPEGDWICRFCEATKLGKNVELPVPPAGKKRARTAKEKLLSSDLWAAHIESMWKEVDGTYWFRSRWYIIPEETAAGRQPHNLRRELYRTNEFADVEMESIIRHCYVMNPKDFSKAADEGDDIFLCEYEYDVCWHSFKRIAEISNNEEDAEEDESDKDWNSCEITGSDSEDDTDYKKEKINGSQRGPSFGPSFGHSLAANLRKGQFFGLQKIGAKKIPEHTRCHKQTEIGKAKAMLLLACLPKSPPCRNKEMEEITAFIKGAVSDGQCLGKCLYIHGVPGTGKTMTVLAVMRTLKIEVDSGNIKPYCFVEINGLKLASPENIYRVIYEALTGHRVSWKKALHLLNERFSNGTNWEEENNKPCILLIDELDLLVTRNQSVLYNILDWPTKPHSKLIVIGIANTMDLPEKLLPRISSRMGIQRLCFGPYNYQQLQEIISSRLKGIDAFEKPAIEFASRKVAAVSGDARRALEICRRAAELADYRLRKSQSLNDSAGTRRSLVGVADVEAAIKEMFQAPHIQVMKSCSKLSKIFLAAMVHELYKTGMGETSFEKSYSLLLCYHLNA, encoded by the exons ATGGCTGAAACTCCAAAGAAAAGATCCAAACAAACCCCTGAGCACCAACAGCATgatctatcttcctcaaatgCCATTACAATCCCTGCAACCCCAGTAGCCCTAGACCCCACCCCTGTCCGCCGATCTTCCCGCCTTTACACCAACCCAACAGCGGCCACTGCTCCACCTCCTCCACCACCACGTTTCACCCGCCGTAAATCCCTCAATTTCACAACCaccacccccacccccacccccacccccaaaACCCCCAAGAAACCAGCTCCCCAAAGTCAGGAAGATGCTGCTAAGCAGATTTCGCCTATATCCCCCGATCGATATGAAActaggagaaaaagaaaattagatgAAGAAAAGAATGCGGGTCTTGCGAAAAATAAGGATTTGAAAGGGGGGAAGAAAAGGGTTTATTATAGAAAAGTGGTTTATGATGGGGGTGAGTTTTCTATAGGGGATGATGTCTATGTGAAGAGGAGAGACAATGCTGAATCGGATAATGAGGATCCTGAAGTGGAGGAGTGTGTGATGTGCTTTAAGGCTGGGAGGGCGGTGATGATTGAGTGTGATGAATGCTTGGGGGGATTTCATCTCAAATGTTTGAAACCACCTTTAAAGGAGGTTCCAGAGGGGGATTGGATTTGCAGGTTCTGCGAGGCAACAAAGTTGGGGAAAAATGTTGAATTGCCTGTGCCACCTGCAGGGAAGAAGAGGGCTAGGACTGCTAAGGAGAAGTTGCTTTCGAGTGATTTGTGGGCAGCCCATATTGAAAG TATGTGGAAGGAAGTGGATGGTACTTATTGGTTTCGGTCTCGATGGTATATTATTCCTGAGGAGACTGCTGCTGGGAGACAGCCACACAATTTAAGGAGGGAGCTTTACAGGACTAACGAATTTGCTGATGTTGAG ATGGAATCTATCATTAGGCATTGTTATGTTATGAACCCTAAAGATTTTAGCAAGGCTGCTGATGAAGGAGACGACATTTTCCTGTGTGAATATGAGTATGATGTATGTTGGCACAGTTTCAAACGCATTGCAGAAATCTCAAATAATGAAGAG GATGCTGAAGAGGATGAAAGTGATAAGGACTGGAATTCTTGCGAAATTACGGGCTCTGATTCTGAAGATGACACAGACTATAAAAAAGAGAAGATTAATGGCTCCCAGCGTGGACCCTCATTTGGTccctcatttggtcattcattggCTGCT AACTTGCGGAAGGGGCAATTTTTTGGACTTCAAAAGATTGGGGCAAAGAAAATACCAGAACACACAAGATGCCACAAACAAACAGAAATTGGAAAAGCAAAAGCTATGCTTCTACTGGCATGCTTACCTAAGTCTCCACCTTGTAGGAATAA AGAAATGGAAGAAATAACTGCATTTATCAAAGGAGCTGTATCTGATGGTCAATGCCTCGGAAAATGTCTTTATATTCATGGAGTTCCTGGAACTGGGAAG ACAATGACTGTCCTTGCAGTAATGAGGACCCTAAAAATCGAAGTTGATTCTGGGAATATCAAGCCTTATTGCTTCGTTGAGATCAATGGTCTAAAGCTAGCCTCACCTGAAAATATCTACAGA GTAATCTATGAAGCTTTAACTGGACACAGAGTTAGTTGGAAAAAGGCTCTACACTTATTGAATGAGCGATTCTCAAATGGGACGAATTGGGAAGAAGAAAATAACAAGCCTTGCATCCTACTCATAGATGAACTTGATCTTTTAGTAACCAGAAATCAATCG GTTTTGTACAACATTCTTGATTGGCCTACCAAGCCACATTCCAAACTAATTGTGATAG GTATAGCAAATACCATGGATCTTCCTGAAAAGTTGCTTCCACGCATCTCGAGTCGGATGGGCATACAGAGGCTTTGCTTTGGGCCCTATAACTACCAGCAGCTTCAAGAAATCATATCTAGTCGCCTCAAAGGAATTGATGCTTTTGAAAAACCAGCAATTGAATTTGCTTCtagaaag GTTGCTGCTGTCTCTGGTGATGCTCGCCGTGCACTGGAGATATGTAGGCGAGCGGCAGAACTTGCAGATTATCGCTTAAGAAAATCACAATCACTTAATGATTCTGCTGGTACAA